The genomic interval TCGTCGCGGCGTTCGACGACGTCGAGCGCCGATTCGAGCTGCGCGGCCGCCATCTCGCCCATGCGCAGGATCTCGCCGGTCAGCCGGCTGCGTTCTTCGTCGTAGCTCTTGACGATGTGGTCGTGCGGTTGGGTGGGCATGATGGTTACCTGGAAGGAAAGGCGCGGAAGCGTTCGTCTTGGGAAGGGCGTCGCCATCCATGGCGGGGTGTCGCCGGCTTCGGATCGACCGGCCCGGCCATCCCTGGCCGGGCGTTCGGGGGCGCGGTCGAGGCCGGATGGCCTCGACCGCGCGCGCCCCTCACCCAAACCGTCCGGTGATGTAGTCCTCGGTCTGCCGCTTGGAGGGGTTGGAGAAGATCGTCTCGGTGGTGTCGTGTTCGATCAGGTCGCCCAGGTACATGAAGGCGGTGTAATCGGACACGCGGGCGGCCTGCTGCATGTTGTGGGTGACGATGACGATCGTGTAGTCGACCTTCAGTTCCTCGACCAGTTGCTCGATGCGGCTGGTGGAGATCGGATCGAGTGCCGAGGTCGGCTCGTCGAGCAGCAGCACGTCGGGGCGCAATGCGACCGCGCGTGCGATGCACAGGCGCTGCTGCTGGCCACCCGACAAGCCCAATGCGTTCTGGCCGAGCTTGTCCTTGACCTCGGTCCACAGCGCGGCCTGGGTCAGGGCCTGCTCGACACGGTCGGCGAGCTGGCCCTTGGAGAGCTTTTCGTGGTGGCGGATCGCATAGGCGACGTTCTCGAAGATCGTCATCGGAAACGGCACCGGCTTCTGGAACACCATGCCGACCTTGGAGCGCAGCCGGTTCATCGGGTAGCGCGGCGAGAGGATGTTCTCGCCGTCGAGCAGCACGTCGCCGCTGGCCACCAGCTTGGGGTACAGCGCATAGATGCGGTTGAGAATGCGCAGCAGCGTCGACTTGCCGCAGCCCGAAGGCCCGATCAGCGCGGTCACGCGCTTTTCGGGAATCTCCAGGTCGATGCTTTTGAGCGCGTGGAAGTCGCCGTAGTGGAAGTCCAGGCCGCGCGCGGCGATCTTGACCGGCCGCGGGGCCAGCGCTTCGCGGGCGTGGGTCGCCAGCTGGATGCGTTGCGACGGCGCGGTATGCAGGTCGTTCATGGCCGGATCCGGTCGAAAGGAAGGAGTGGGGTGGGGAAGGCGGGGCGCGGCGTCAGTCATGCGGCACCCGGTTGCGCAGCAGGATCGCGCGGGCGCCCAGGCTCACCAGCAATACGAAGCAGGTCAGCACCAGCGCGCCGGCCCAGGCCAGCTGCTGCCAGGATTCGTAGGGGCTGCCGGCGTACTGGTACATCACCACCGGCACGCTCGCCATCGGGCGCAGCACGTCACTGTTCCAGTACTGGTTGCCGAACGCGGTGAACAGCAACGGCGCGGTCTCGCCGCTGATGCGTGCCAGCGCCAGCAGCACGCCGGTGACGATGCCGGCCGATGCGCTGCGGTAGAGCACTTGCACCACGACCTTCCAGTGCGGCACGCCCAGCGACAGCGCGGCCTCGCGCATCTGCGTGGGCACCAACTGCAGCATCTCGTCGGTGGTGCGCACCACGACCGGCAGCACGATAAACGCCAGCGCGATCGCACCGGCCAGCGCCGAGAAGCGACCGCCAGTCTGCATCACGAACAGGGTGTAGACGAACAGGCCGAGCACGATCGACGGCGCCGACAGCAGGATGTCGTTGATGAAGCGCACGACCACGCCGGCCTTGCGCGCCCGGCCGTATTCCGACAGCCAGGTGCCGGCGGCCACGCCCAGCGGCGTGCCGATCGCGATCGCCAGCGCGCACATCACCGCGCTGCCGAAGAACGCGTTGAGCAGGCCGCCTTCCTGCATCGGCGGGGGTGTCATTTGCGTGAACAACGGCAGGTTGATGCCGCCGGCGGCCTTGCTGACCAGCGTCCACAGGATCCAGCCCAGGAAGAACAGGCCGAACGCGGCGGTCAGGCAGCCCATGAGAATCGCGATGCCGTTGCGCACGCGGCGGCGCGCATACAGGCGGTCGGCGACCTGGCGTTCGCGCTCGGTGACAGTAGCGACAGCGGTCATCACTTGCCCTCCCGGCGGGCGAGTTGCATCAGCATCAAGCGGGCGATCGCGAGCACCACGAAAGTGACGATGAACAGCACGAAGCCCAGCAGCAGCAGCGCCGAGCGATAGGTCTCGGTGGCTTCGCCGAAGTCATTGGCGATCAGTGCGGCGATCGTCGTTCCCGGTTCCAGCAACGACGGCGTCAGCCGCACCGAGTTGCCGATCACGAAGGCCACCGCCATCGTCTCGCCGAGCGCGCGGCCCAGTCCGAGGAAGATGCCGCCGATGACCGCCGAGCGGGTGTAGGGCAGCACGATGTCCCAGCTGACCTCCCACTTGGTCGCGCCCAGCGCGTAGGCCGATTCCTTGAGCCGCGTCGGTACGGTCAGGAAGACCTCGCGCATCACCGCCGAGATGAAGGGGATCACCATGATCGCGAGGACGAAGCCGGCGGTCAGCGTGCCGATGCCCAGCGGCGGGCCCTGGAACAGCAGGCCGATGCCGGGCAGCGTGCCCAGGTGGTCGTTGAGCCAGGGCGTCACCCAGGTGGTCATCACCGGCACCAGCACGAACAGGCCCCACATGCCGTAGATGATCGACGGGATGCCGGCGAGCAGTTCGATCGCCGTGCCGACCGGGCCGCGCAGCCAGCGCGGCGCGACCTCGGTCAGAAAGAACGCGATGCCGAAGCTGACCGGCACCGCGATGATCATCGCGATCAGCGCGGTGACGATGGTGCCGGCGATCGGTGCGAGCGCGCCGTAGCGGTTCTCGACCGGATTCCAGTCGGCGCTGGTGAAGAACGACAGGCCCTGCGAGGCGAGCGCATCGCGGCCGCCCCACAGCATCGACAGCGCGGCGCCGGCGAGCGCGAGCATCACCAGCACCACGGTCGTGGTCAGGACGAAGCGGAACAGACGATCGGCGCGTGCGTCGCGCAGGTCGCGGTCGCTCGGGGCAGGAAGCGCAGCGGTAACGGTGGCGGCGGTCATGGGAGGTCCGAGAAGGAGGTTGGGCCGCAGGTGGCGGGTGCCGTCATTCCCGCGTGGTGGGAAGCGCCTGGAGAGTCGACCGACGGGTCATCCAGGGATGTGCGCGACCCGACGCACCGCGATGACGCGGCGTGTCCGCGCCCGCTCGCACGGGCGCGGAGGGACCGTCACTTGAACTCGGCGGCCCAGTAGGCCTCGATCTGCTGCACCAGTTCGGGCGGCAGCGGTACGTAGTGCAGCTCGCTGGCCTGTGCCTGGCCCGACTCGAACGTCCACTTGAAGAAATCGCGCGTCGCCTGGCTGCGCGCCGCGTCCTTGGGCTGCTTGTGCATCAGCATGAAGTTGGTCGCGGTGATCGGCCAGGCATCGGCGCCCGGCGCGTTGGTGATCACCAGGTTGAAGTCCTGCGCGCTGGCCCAGTCAGCGGTGGCGGCGGCCGCGGCGAAGCTCGCTTCGCTCGGCTGCACCCAGTGGCCGGCCGCGTTCTGCAGCGAGGCGTACGGCATGCCGTTCTGCAGCGCGTAGGCCAGTTCGACATAACCGATCGAGCCCTTGATCTGCTGCACGTACGAGGCCACGCCCTCATTGCCCTTGCCGCCCACACCGGTCGGCCATTGCACCGAGGTGCCTTCGCCGACCCGCGACTTCCAGTCGGGGCTGACCTTGGACAGGTAGTTGGAGAAGTTGAATGTGGTGCCCGAACCGTCGGAGCGGTGGACGATGCTGATCTTGCTGGCCGGCAGGGTCACACCGGGGTTGAGCGCGGCGATCGCCGGGTCGTTCCAGGTCGCGACCTTGCCCAGGAAGATGTCGGCGAGCAGCGCGCCGGTGAGCTTGAGCTGGCCGGGGGCCAGGCCTTCGACGTTGAGAACGGGCACCACGCCACCGATCGCTGAGGGAAACTGGCCCAGACCCGCGGCCTGCAGTTCGGCGCTGTCGAGCGGCTTGTCGGACGACCCGAAGTCGACGGTGCCGGCCTTGATCTGGGCAATGCCGCCGCCCGAACCGATCGACTGGTAATTGACCTTGTTGCCGGTGGCGGCGTTGTAGTCGGCCGACCACTTGGACACCAGCGGGTAGATGAAGGAGGCGCCGGCGCCCGAGATCTCGGCGGCGACGCGATCGCGCGCGCCCGGCTGCGCGGCGGGCGTACCGTCGGCGGTCTGGCCGGCCGGAGCGTCGTGGCCGCCGCCGCAGGCGGCGAGGAAGAGCAGGGAGGACAGCGCGAGGGCGCCGATGCGGACCGGATGACGGGACATGCGCAAGCTCCATGTGGGGGGAGGCGACGCCGCGCGCCGCCGGGGTGCGCTCATGAAATGATGTTTTTGTTACAGGCGTATGACGTCGGGGCCGTTGGCCGATGGGCGGTCAAAAAAAAGGGCCCGAAGGCCCGTCGAGGAAGAAAGGACGCAGCGCGAGGCCACGGGCCGGCTGGGAGAGGGCAACCGGCCCGCGGTGTTGCCGGCGCGATGCGTCGAAGGCGTCAGTACTGCGCGTTCTGGCTCCAATAGCGCTCGATCTGCTGCACCAGCGACGCCGGCAACGGCACGTAGCCGAGCTGGCGGGCCTGCTGGCCGCCGTTGGCGTAGACCCAGCGGAAGAATTCCTGCGCATTCTTGGCGCCGGCACGGTTTCTCGGCTCGCGGTGCATCAGGATGAAATTGGTCGCCGTGATCGGCCAGGCGTTCTCGCCCGGGGCGTTGGTCATGACCAGATGGAAGTCGCGGGTCGAGGCCCAGTCCGCGCTGGCGGCCGCGGCCGAGAAGGTCTCTTCGCTCGGATTGACGAAGTTGCCCGCGGCATTCTTCAGGCGCGAATAGGCCAGGCGGTTCTGCACCGCATACGACAGTTCGACGTAGCCGATGCCGCCCTTGATCTGCTTGACGTACGCGGCGACGCCCTCGTTGCCCTTGCCGCCGATGCCGACCGGCCATTTGACCGTCGTGCCTTCGCCCACGCCGTTCTTCCACTCCGCGCTGACCTTGGACAGGTAGTTGACGAAGTTGAAGGTGGTGCCCGAACCGTCGGAGCGGTGGACGACGGTGATGCGCGCATCGGGCAGCGCCAGGCCGCCGTTGAGCGCGACGATCGCCGGGTCGTTCCAGCGGGTGATCTTGCCCAGGAAGATGTTGGCCAGCGTGTCGCCGTCGAGCTTCATCGCGCCGGCGGCGATGCCGTCGACGTTGACGATCGGCACCACGCCGCCGATCACCGACGGGAACTGCACCAGGCCGGATTTCGCCAGATCCTCGGGCGAGAGCGGGGCGTCCGACGAGCCGAAGTCGACGGTGCCGGCCTTGATCTGGGCGATGCCGCCGCCCGAGCCGATCGACTGGTAGTTGACCTGCTTGCCGGACGCGGCGCGGTAATCGGCCGACCACTTGGTCATTGCCGGATAGACGAACGAGGCGCCGGCGCCGGTGACATCGTTGGCCAAGGCGGGCGCGGCAAAGGCGCTCGCCAGCAGAGTGGTCAACAGCGCGAGGGTCGCGACCCGGTTCTTGAGCAGTGCGTACATGAGGTTCCCTGGAGTGATGGACGGCTCACAGCGCCGTGCGGCGTATTGCACGCATGCGGCATGACGATCCGGCGTCAATCGCGTGACCGTGCGATGACGCCCGCGCGAGATCGGCGCGACGCGCCGTCGGGCGCACTGTCATCGGACTGTCATCGCGTTGCCATCGGCCTGTCAGCGAGCCCGCGCAGTCTGCGCAGCGTCGCTAACGGGCGCTTAACGCCGGCTCGGGTCACGCGGGGCGTGACGCACGGACATAGCGCTGCGACACCTCTCACTCTCTCCACGGGAATCCACCATGCGTCATTCCATCCTGGCCGCGTCCGTCGCCGTCGCCGTTGCGTCCATTCCCTTCGCTGCTGCCGCACAGTCCCCGCGCGATGCGGAGGTCGCCGCGCTGCGCGCGCAGCTGGCCGAACTTCAGGCCAAGGTCGACGCGCTGGAAGTGCGCACCGACGCGCAATCGGACATCAACATCGGTACCCAGGAGAGCCTGGACAAGATGGCGACCACGATGCCGGTCGTCGACACCAAGGGCGGGCTGAAGGTCACCTCGGCAGACAAGCAGTTCGAGTTCTCCGCCGGCGGCCGCCTGCATTTCGACGCCTATGCCTTCGACCGCGACCAGGCCTCGAGCACCGGCACCACCGAGTTCCGCCGCGCGCGCATTACGCTGCAGGGCAAGGCCTATGGCTGGGACTATAAGTTCGAGCAGGACTTCGCGGCCGGCAGCGGCCTGGACGGATTCCGCGACGTCTACATCGCCAAGTCGGCGCTGGGCGGCAAGTTCACCATCGGCCACTTCAAGCCGTACCGCTCGATGGAAGAGCTCACCAGCTCCAACGAAATCCTGATGATGGAGCGGCCGTTCGCGACCGCCACCGGCCTGTTCAGCGGCCGCCAGTTCCAGCAGGGCGTGGGCTACCTGCGTGCCGATGGCAACTACACCGCCGGCCTGTCGGTGTTCAACCTGCGCAGCGCGTCGGGCAGCCGCAATGAGGGCGTCGGTGCGGCCGGGCGCGTGACGTTCGCGCCGATCAACACCGAGGACAGCACGCTGCACTTCGGCGGCTGGGTCAGCCAGGAGAACCTCAACCAGGGCTCGGCGGACTTCTCGGCGACGGCCAACTATGCCGGCCGCCGCGGCCCGTCGCAGACCATCGCCACCACCACCGGCGCCAGCCGCAACCAGGTCACCGCGGTCGGTGTCGAGGCCGCGGGCTCGTTCGGGCCGCTATTCTTCCAGGGTGAGTACGCCAATGCCACGTTCGGCCAGCCGGTCGGCCCCGATCAGGATGTCGCGACCTGGTACGTGCAGGGCAGCTGGCTGCTCAACGGCGGCCACAAGGCCTACAAGCCGGGCAATGGCATCTTCGCCTCGCCCAAGGTCGCCGACCGCGGCCTGTGGGAGCTGACCGCGCGCTACGACACGATCGAAAACAAGGACGTGCGCAACATGGACGTCAGCAGCTGGATCGTCGGCATGAACTACTACGTCAA from Luteimonas sp. S4-F44 carries:
- the pstS gene encoding phosphate ABC transporter substrate-binding protein PstS, coding for MSRHPVRIGALALSSLLFLAACGGGHDAPAGQTADGTPAAQPGARDRVAAEISGAGASFIYPLVSKWSADYNAATGNKVNYQSIGSGGGIAQIKAGTVDFGSSDKPLDSAELQAAGLGQFPSAIGGVVPVLNVEGLAPGQLKLTGALLADIFLGKVATWNDPAIAALNPGVTLPASKISIVHRSDGSGTTFNFSNYLSKVSPDWKSRVGEGTSVQWPTGVGGKGNEGVASYVQQIKGSIGYVELAYALQNGMPYASLQNAAGHWVQPSEASFAAAAATADWASAQDFNLVITNAPGADAWPITATNFMLMHKQPKDAARSQATRDFFKWTFESGQAQASELHYVPLPPELVQQIEAYWAAEFK
- the pstC gene encoding phosphate ABC transporter permease subunit PstC; the protein is MTAATVTAALPAPSDRDLRDARADRLFRFVLTTTVVLVMLALAGAALSMLWGGRDALASQGLSFFTSADWNPVENRYGALAPIAGTIVTALIAMIIAVPVSFGIAFFLTEVAPRWLRGPVGTAIELLAGIPSIIYGMWGLFVLVPVMTTWVTPWLNDHLGTLPGIGLLFQGPPLGIGTLTAGFVLAIMVIPFISAVMREVFLTVPTRLKESAYALGATKWEVSWDIVLPYTRSAVIGGIFLGLGRALGETMAVAFVIGNSVRLTPSLLEPGTTIAALIANDFGEATETYRSALLLLGFVLFIVTFVVLAIARLMLMQLARREGK
- the pstS gene encoding phosphate ABC transporter substrate-binding protein PstS codes for the protein MYALLKNRVATLALLTTLLASAFAAPALANDVTGAGASFVYPAMTKWSADYRAASGKQVNYQSIGSGGGIAQIKAGTVDFGSSDAPLSPEDLAKSGLVQFPSVIGGVVPIVNVDGIAAGAMKLDGDTLANIFLGKITRWNDPAIVALNGGLALPDARITVVHRSDGSGTTFNFVNYLSKVSAEWKNGVGEGTTVKWPVGIGGKGNEGVAAYVKQIKGGIGYVELSYAVQNRLAYSRLKNAAGNFVNPSEETFSAAAASADWASTRDFHLVMTNAPGENAWPITATNFILMHREPRNRAGAKNAQEFFRWVYANGGQQARQLGYVPLPASLVQQIERYWSQNAQY
- a CDS encoding porin produces the protein MRHSILAASVAVAVASIPFAAAAQSPRDAEVAALRAQLAELQAKVDALEVRTDAQSDINIGTQESLDKMATTMPVVDTKGGLKVTSADKQFEFSAGGRLHFDAYAFDRDQASSTGTTEFRRARITLQGKAYGWDYKFEQDFAAGSGLDGFRDVYIAKSALGGKFTIGHFKPYRSMEELTSSNEILMMERPFATATGLFSGRQFQQGVGYLRADGNYTAGLSVFNLRSASGSRNEGVGAAGRVTFAPINTEDSTLHFGGWVSQENLNQGSADFSATANYAGRRGPSQTIATTTGASRNQVTAVGVEAAGSFGPLFFQGEYANATFGQPVGPDQDVATWYVQGSWLLNGGHKAYKPGNGIFASPKVADRGLWELTARYDTIENKDVRNMDVSSWIVGMNYYVNPNLRFMFNYTKGDNTLTGDETGQYALRTQFAF
- the pstB gene encoding phosphate ABC transporter ATP-binding protein PstB, whose amino-acid sequence is MNDLHTAPSQRIQLATHAREALAPRPVKIAARGLDFHYGDFHALKSIDLEIPEKRVTALIGPSGCGKSTLLRILNRIYALYPKLVASGDVLLDGENILSPRYPMNRLRSKVGMVFQKPVPFPMTIFENVAYAIRHHEKLSKGQLADRVEQALTQAALWTEVKDKLGQNALGLSGGQQQRLCIARAVALRPDVLLLDEPTSALDPISTSRIEQLVEELKVDYTIVIVTHNMQQAARVSDYTAFMYLGDLIEHDTTETIFSNPSKRQTEDYITGRFG
- the pstA gene encoding phosphate ABC transporter permease PstA, encoding MTAVATVTERERQVADRLYARRRVRNGIAILMGCLTAAFGLFFLGWILWTLVSKAAGGINLPLFTQMTPPPMQEGGLLNAFFGSAVMCALAIAIGTPLGVAAGTWLSEYGRARKAGVVVRFINDILLSAPSIVLGLFVYTLFVMQTGGRFSALAGAIALAFIVLPVVVRTTDEMLQLVPTQMREAALSLGVPHWKVVVQVLYRSASAGIVTGVLLALARISGETAPLLFTAFGNQYWNSDVLRPMASVPVVMYQYAGSPYESWQQLAWAGALVLTCFVLLVSLGARAILLRNRVPHD